The DNA window TTGATGAGGTACTCCAGGGACTGCAGGCTGCTGCTCAGCACCGACGTGTTGCACACGCTCTTGCTGGGCAGGCCCGAGAGGCCGTCGGCCGCGGGCCCCGCCAGCTCGCGCGCCGTCCCGGGCCCCAGCTCAGTCACCGCCACCGCCGCGGCGGCCGCCGGGTTGTAGCAGTCGCTGGTGGGGGTCACCAGCACGCTGTTCCAGGGGGCGGCAAAGTACTGGCCCACGGCGAAGCCGGCGGGCAGCCCCTCGTAGGCCCGCCCGCCGCACGCCTCGGGGGACTTGCTGGCCGCCGCGCTGCTGCTGCTGTAGGCGCGCAGGGGCTGCGGCGGCGGGGGCGGCTTCTGGGGCCACAGCAGGTAGTCCAGGCCGCCGTCGGCGTAGCCTGCGGGCTTGGTGGCCCCCGCCAAGGTCAGGGCCGGCGTGGCTCCCGGGCCCAGCTCGGCGCCCTTGCGGCAGTCGGGCAGCCCCGCGGTGGCCGAGTAGGCCATGCTGGGGAAGCTGGGCACCGGGCCGTGCTTGGCCGGGCTCGGGTGGGGGACGGCCACACCCTGACAGGCGGCGGGTGCAGCGCCGGGGGCCTGGCACTGCTGGTTGAGCTGGTAGAGGATGCTGTGGATGGAGGGCAGGTTGGAGGGCGGCAGGGGCAGCCCGCGGCCGGGCAGGGGGATCACCGAGGCCGTGGTGGCCGCTGCGGGCAGGCTGGGTGGCGGGGCAGGCGCCTCGGGGGGCTTGGG is part of the Callospermophilus lateralis isolate mCalLat2 chromosome 1, mCalLat2.hap1, whole genome shotgun sequence genome and encodes:
- the Fam222a gene encoding protein FAM222A — its product is MLACLQRTQNPPGQHLACPSRSLELRKCETVASSMHSSRYPSPAELDAYAEKVANSPLSIKIFPTNIRVPQHKHLSRTVNGYDTSGQRYSPYPPHSSGYQGLLAIVKAAVSSSSGAAPAGPAKGVLKSAEGKRTKLSPATVQVGIAPYPAPSTLGPLAYPKPPEAPAPPPSLPAAATTASVIPLPGRGLPLPPSNLPSIHSILYQLNQQCQAPGAAPAACQGVAVPHPSPAKHGPVPSFPSMAYSATAGLPDCRKGAELGPGATPALTLAGATKPAGYADGGLDYLLWPQKPPPPPQPLRAYSSSSAAASKSPEACGGRAYEGLPAGFAVGQYFAAPWNSVLVTPTSDCYNPAAAAAVAVTELGPGTARELAGPAADGLSGLPSKSVCNTSVLSSSLQSLEYLINDIRPPCIKEQMLGKGYETVAVPRLLDHQHAHIRLPVYR